The following coding sequences lie in one Bacteroidota bacterium genomic window:
- a CDS encoding PAS domain S-box protein, with protein sequence MEKKKPSYEELEQLLEEARATIEAMKTERGASGLEVTEASQIEGQKFSTFGELPVPKDFLTQRLITAFRAVKDLIWILDKDHRILWTNQASIEGLPCCWMLNSSPCFGQLHNRQEPIPGCPLERSKESLKREKLEMTENGRHYEITVDPILDAEGRFDGCVHVLSDITEAKNIQLSLERSENQFRWLAEKATDIIYRYEFKPRRGFTYVCPSATRITGYTPEEHYADPDLGMKLVHPDDQPLLAAYFENQGAFEKPLELRWIRKDGSMLWTEQRNVPVFDEKGDIVAIKGIARDITDRKLIELQQQELERKMQTIIENIDGLVYHCRFDHDWTMEYLSPACQKITGYLPEELINNALLSFNEVIHPDYREYCWNIWQQALPEKKTVELEYPIITKSGEERWVWERGCGIFDSQGNIVALEGFITDITGRRETEEQLRKLFRAVEQSPVSVVITDREGNIEYVNEKFTLISGYTKSEVFGQNPRILQSGIQTLEFYKKMWETITSGKVWSGELCNKKKNGELYWELAQISPVRGLNGEITHYVAVKEDITVRKRTNTGYKILYSISRLLHDKHDLVRFFESLRKELGQLYDINNFFAASYDDQNASLRKWVFYDENDDFDTWEARVSISGHVAMWNQTIFLKGEEIQRFSQLHNIPDTGTEPQCWLGVPIVANKKVVGVMVVQDYHNPNAFTDADKALLEMLAHETGVFIEKQHYISDLIKAKEKAEQSDKLKSAFLANMSHEIRTPMNGILGFAELLKAPDLSSEERDEYIALINKSGERMLNIINDIIDISRIEAGVVEVYPAETDLNEQLSFIYNFFKPQAQEKGLQLLLKNELRPGQNKLITDKEKLYAILTNLVKNAIKYTHQGFIELSCRYQNGQILFSVSDTGIGIPKDR encoded by the coding sequence ATGGAAAAGAAAAAGCCCAGTTATGAGGAACTTGAGCAACTCCTCGAGGAGGCAAGGGCAACCATTGAAGCAATGAAAACAGAACGCGGGGCATCTGGATTAGAGGTCACAGAAGCGTCGCAAATTGAAGGCCAGAAGTTTTCCACCTTTGGCGAACTCCCTGTCCCGAAGGACTTTCTGACCCAAAGGCTGATCACCGCCTTTCGGGCAGTTAAAGACCTGATCTGGATTCTGGACAAAGACCACAGAATACTTTGGACCAATCAGGCCAGTATAGAGGGCCTGCCATGCTGTTGGATGCTCAACAGCAGCCCCTGCTTCGGTCAGCTACACAACCGGCAGGAACCAATACCAGGTTGCCCTCTGGAACGCAGCAAGGAAAGCCTGAAAAGGGAAAAGCTGGAAATGACTGAGAACGGAAGGCACTATGAGATTACTGTTGACCCCATACTTGATGCTGAGGGCAGGTTCGATGGCTGCGTGCACGTATTGTCAGATATTACAGAGGCAAAAAATATACAGTTATCCCTCGAGCGGAGTGAAAATCAATTCAGATGGCTTGCCGAGAAAGCAACGGACATCATCTACAGGTATGAGTTCAAACCCCGTCGCGGTTTCACTTATGTGTGCCCTTCGGCCACCCGCATCACAGGATACACCCCAGAAGAACACTATGCCGATCCTGATCTGGGTATGAAACTGGTGCATCCCGATGATCAGCCCCTGCTTGCGGCTTATTTTGAAAATCAGGGAGCTTTCGAAAAACCACTTGAGCTGCGTTGGATCAGAAAAGACGGAAGCATGCTCTGGACTGAACAACGCAATGTGCCCGTTTTTGATGAAAAGGGCGATATTGTGGCCATCAAGGGAATAGCGCGCGATATTACCGATCGGAAACTGATCGAGCTGCAACAACAGGAACTCGAGCGTAAGATGCAAACCATCATTGAAAATATTGATGGTTTGGTGTACCACTGCCGTTTCGACCACGATTGGACGATGGAATACCTCAGTCCGGCATGTCAGAAAATCACGGGCTATCTGCCTGAAGAGCTTATCAACAACGCCCTCCTTTCTTTCAACGAAGTGATTCATCCTGACTACAGGGAATATTGCTGGAACATCTGGCAGCAGGCTCTGCCCGAAAAAAAGACAGTCGAGCTGGAGTATCCCATCATCACAAAATCAGGTGAGGAGCGATGGGTCTGGGAACGCGGTTGTGGGATATTCGACAGCCAGGGCAATATCGTAGCCCTCGAAGGATTTATTACCGACATCACCGGGCGGCGCGAAACAGAGGAGCAACTGAGGAAGTTGTTTCGCGCTGTTGAACAGAGTCCGGTGAGTGTAGTGATCACCGACCGCGAGGGAAACATTGAATATGTGAATGAAAAATTTACCTTGATCTCAGGATACACCAAATCCGAAGTTTTTGGACAAAATCCCAGGATACTTCAATCCGGTATTCAGACGCTCGAGTTTTACAAAAAGATGTGGGAAACGATTACCAGCGGCAAGGTATGGTCGGGAGAATTGTGCAACAAAAAGAAAAACGGAGAGCTTTACTGGGAGCTTGCGCAAATTAGTCCTGTGCGGGGGCTGAACGGCGAAATCACACACTATGTTGCGGTAAAAGAAGATATCACCGTAAGAAAACGCACCAATACCGGGTATAAAATCCTTTATTCGATTTCCCGTCTGCTTCATGACAAGCACGACCTGGTCCGTTTCTTCGAATCGCTACGAAAAGAGCTGGGTCAGCTTTACGACATAAACAACTTCTTTGCAGCAAGTTATGATGACCAGAATGCATCGCTCCGAAAGTGGGTTTTCTATGACGAGAATGATGATTTTGATACCTGGGAAGCAAGGGTTTCCATTTCGGGCCATGTGGCCATGTGGAACCAGACAATTTTTTTGAAGGGAGAAGAAATTCAGCGCTTCAGCCAACTGCACAATATTCCAGATACCGGAACGGAGCCGCAATGCTGGCTTGGCGTGCCCATTGTTGCCAACAAGAAAGTTGTGGGAGTGATGGTAGTTCAGGACTATCACAATCCCAACGCATTTACAGATGCTGACAAGGCATTGCTGGAGATGCTGGCCCATGAAACCGGGGTGTTTATCGAAAAACAACACTATATCAGCGACCTGATTAAAGCGAAGGAGAAAGCCGAGCAAAGCGATAAGCTCAAGTCGGCCTTTCTGGCCAATATGAGCCACGAAATCCGGACACCCATGAATGGCATTCTGGGATTTGCCGAATTGCTCAAGGCGCCCGATCTGAGCAGTGAGGAACGCGACGAATACATCGCGCTCATCAACAAAAGCGGGGAACGCATGCTCAACATCATCAACGACATCATCGATATTTCGCGCATCGAAGCAGGGGTGGTAGAGGTCTATCCCGCTGAAACTGACCTCAACGAACAGCTGAGCTTTATCTACAATTTTTTCAAACCTCAGGCCCAGGAAAAAGGCCTTCAACTGTTGTTGAAAAACGAGCTTCGGCCCGGCCAGAACAAACTCATCACCGACAAGGAAAAGCTGTATGCCATCCTGACCAATCTCGTAAAAAATGCCATCAAGTACACGCATCAGGGGTTTATCGAGTTAAGCTGCCGCTACCAGAATGGTCAGATCTTATTTTCGGTGAGCGACACAGGCATTGGCATACCGAAAGATCGCTAA
- a CDS encoding response regulator yields the protein MAYQGAGIGLAITKAYVEMLGGNIGVESEPGKGSTFWFTLPSGKEDTSEMHQKKPDLTANLQDSGFNKPVMLVAEDDDTSVMLLQRMLEPLSSKLFWADNGTDAVEILRAHPEINLILMDMRMPVMGGYEATKQIRSFNKDVIIIAQTAHAMTGDRDKALEAGCNDYITKPISREKLKTLIGKYYDI from the coding sequence ATGGCATATCAGGGTGCAGGCATCGGTTTGGCCATCACCAAAGCTTACGTGGAAATGCTGGGAGGAAACATAGGCGTGGAAAGCGAACCGGGCAAAGGCTCTACTTTTTGGTTCACCCTGCCTTCGGGCAAGGAGGATACCTCTGAAATGCATCAAAAGAAACCGGATTTGACAGCTAACCTGCAGGATTCCGGATTCAATAAGCCAGTAATGCTAGTTGCTGAAGACGACGACACTTCTGTCATGCTCCTGCAGCGCATGCTGGAACCTTTGAGCAGCAAACTATTCTGGGCAGACAACGGAACCGATGCCGTTGAAATATTGCGCGCACATCCGGAGATCAACCTGATTTTGATGGACATGCGGATGCCGGTGATGGGAGGCTACGAAGCCACAAAACAAATCAGAAGTTTCAACAAGGACGTCATCATCATCGCCCAGACTGCCCACGCCATGACCGGCGACCGCGACAAAGCGCTCGAGGCCGGGTGTAATGATTACATCACCAAACCCATAAGCAGAGAAAAACTCAAAACACTGATCGGCAAATATTACGATATTTGA